A stretch of Roseibium porphyridii DNA encodes these proteins:
- a CDS encoding GNAT family N-acetyltransferase, translating into MIDLEQIIVRPATSSDAQDLAKLIDIAGEGIPHWLWSQNTAENRTPLEIGTERAQRESGGFSYKNAMVAENAGRVLGMVLSYPIIEAPDEDIDSLPDPIAPFVELEMKSAGTWYINALAVFPGHRSSGLGSLLMEAVDTAASTSGFSRLSIQVYGQNSGAARLYKRLGFRETARSRVRLHPVQPYYTGDVLLLEKNR; encoded by the coding sequence ATGATCGATTTGGAACAAATCATTGTTCGGCCTGCGACCTCATCTGATGCACAGGACCTTGCCAAACTCATTGATATCGCTGGCGAAGGCATTCCTCACTGGCTGTGGTCACAAAATACAGCTGAGAACCGCACACCACTTGAGATCGGAACAGAGCGGGCGCAAAGAGAGAGCGGCGGGTTTTCATATAAAAACGCGATGGTGGCAGAGAATGCCGGACGAGTGCTCGGTATGGTGCTGAGTTACCCGATAATTGAAGCCCCTGATGAAGACATCGACAGCCTGCCGGATCCAATCGCCCCATTTGTCGAACTTGAAATGAAGTCTGCCGGAACCTGGTACATCAATGCTCTGGCCGTCTTTCCGGGCCATCGCTCATCCGGTCTCGGCTCTTTGTTGATGGAGGCGGTTGATACGGCCGCAAGCACATCCGGGTTTTCTCGCTTGAGCATTCAAGTCTATGGGCAGAACTCGGGCGCAGCGCGACTTTACAAGCGTCTTGGCTTTCGAGAAACCGCAAGATCCCGTGTGAGATTACATCCGGTACAACCCTATTACACAGGCGATGTTCTGCTTCTGGAAAAGAACCGATAG
- a CDS encoding homocysteine S-methyltransferase family protein: MRIQLLAEADRFFLTDGGLETFMIFEKGHELPCFSAAVLLDTETGRNDLTAYYETFIDLARTSGRGFVLDAPTWRAGLAWAGPLQTSVAEVMETNRRAVEFVSDIRNRHETEELPILINGLIGPSGDAYSTSTELTAEDAFMIHAPQIHALGRAGVDMISAMTLTHSSEAIGIARAAQEIDVPVAIAFTLETDGRLPSGQPLGEAIEAVDHATDAAPVYYMINCAHPDHFQHALDTKAAWLERIGGVRANASRQSHAELDAAEILDDGDPEELGQLNLQLLKTLPNLCLIGGCCGTDHRHVSCISKHELLQPAA, from the coding sequence ATGCGAATTCAATTACTTGCCGAGGCTGATCGTTTTTTCCTGACCGACGGCGGACTTGAGACTTTCATGATTTTTGAAAAGGGCCATGAGCTCCCCTGCTTCTCTGCTGCTGTGCTGTTGGATACCGAAACCGGTCGAAATGACCTGACCGCGTATTATGAAACATTCATTGATCTGGCCCGGACATCCGGGCGAGGGTTCGTTCTGGATGCACCCACCTGGCGAGCAGGTCTGGCTTGGGCGGGCCCCTTGCAAACATCCGTGGCAGAAGTCATGGAGACCAACCGCCGCGCAGTTGAATTTGTGAGCGATATTCGCAACCGGCACGAAACGGAAGAACTGCCAATTCTTATCAACGGTCTGATTGGCCCAAGCGGAGATGCCTATTCCACTTCGACCGAACTCACGGCAGAAGATGCGTTCATGATCCATGCACCGCAAATCCATGCACTCGGGCGGGCCGGCGTGGACATGATCAGTGCAATGACGCTCACGCACTCAAGCGAAGCAATCGGGATTGCCCGAGCCGCACAAGAGATCGACGTACCAGTTGCCATCGCGTTCACCCTGGAAACAGATGGCCGGTTGCCGTCTGGTCAACCTTTGGGAGAGGCTATCGAAGCTGTCGATCACGCCACCGATGCAGCACCGGTCTACTACATGATCAATTGCGCACATCCCGACCATTTTCAGCATGCACTCGACACCAAAGCAGCCTGGCTCGAGAGAATTGGCGGAGTTCGGGCGAATGCTTCGCGGCAAAGCCATGCAGAACTCGACGCAGCTGAAATCCTGGATGATGGCGATCCTGAGGAGCTCGGCCAGTTGAACCTTCAACTTCTCAAGACGCTTCCCAATCTGTGTCTGATCGGAGGCTGTTGCGGTACCGACCATCGCCACGTCTCCTGTATCTCGAAACATGAGCTACTTCAGCCGGCAGCTTGA
- a CDS encoding OmpA family protein, with product MSELRAVFAVLLLAGIAFLASPVVPAQADGIFDDGWTLQPDASSLRFQSVKNLTQVESSSFAEFEGKIEENGDASVRIFLDSIDTKIDLRNVRMRFLFFETFEFPSAVISTNIDPTVLSDLPERKRKIIPLTFSLKLHGVEKTLESEVAVTLMSDDLVAVSSTAPISVAASDFGLDGGVKKLEEAADVVIVPSATVSFDFVFAKNQDDDDARAAAAEPAENPEPAAAKALEPEGDFDLEACAGRFEILSRTDNIYFTSGSSSLDPRSEPFLNSLVDIVARCPGLVIEVAGHTDSVGRASANMRLSQRRATAVMDYLVAKDIPDNRIRSVGYGETQPVASNNTPEGKRRNRRIEFSIVE from the coding sequence ATGTCAGAGTTACGAGCCGTTTTCGCGGTTCTGTTGCTAGCCGGCATCGCGTTCCTGGCATCGCCTGTTGTCCCTGCCCAGGCAGACGGAATTTTCGATGACGGCTGGACGCTTCAACCCGACGCGTCGTCGCTCAGGTTCCAGTCTGTCAAAAACCTGACGCAGGTTGAATCAAGCAGCTTTGCCGAGTTCGAAGGTAAGATTGAAGAGAACGGCGACGCTTCCGTTCGCATCTTTCTCGATTCAATCGATACCAAGATCGACCTGAGAAACGTGCGGATGCGTTTCCTTTTCTTTGAGACGTTCGAGTTTCCCTCGGCGGTCATCTCTACAAATATCGACCCGACAGTGTTGAGCGATTTGCCCGAGCGCAAGCGCAAGATTATTCCGCTGACCTTTTCCTTGAAGCTTCACGGTGTCGAAAAGACCCTTGAGAGCGAAGTTGCCGTGACGCTGATGAGCGATGACCTGGTCGCCGTATCAAGCACAGCGCCGATCTCTGTCGCTGCGTCCGATTTTGGCCTTGATGGCGGTGTCAAAAAGCTGGAGGAAGCGGCAGACGTCGTGATCGTGCCCTCGGCTACGGTTTCCTTCGATTTCGTCTTTGCCAAGAACCAGGATGATGACGACGCCCGTGCAGCCGCTGCTGAACCGGCCGAAAATCCAGAACCGGCGGCCGCCAAAGCACTGGAGCCAGAGGGTGACTTTGACCTGGAGGCATGCGCAGGACGTTTTGAAATTCTTTCACGCACCGACAACATCTATTTCACCAGCGGCAGTTCCAGTCTGGACCCGAGAAGCGAACCCTTCCTGAACAGTCTTGTCGACATTGTCGCGCGTTGCCCCGGACTGGTGATTGAAGTCGCCGGCCATACCGACAGTGTTGGTCGCGCTTCAGCCAATATGAGATTGTCGCAACGCCGGGCAACTGCGGTCATGGACTATCTCGTTGCGAAGGACATTCCCGACAATCGGATCAGAAGCGTCGGCTATGGAGAAACCCAACCGGTCGCATCCAACAACACGCCGGAAGGCAAACGTCGAAATCGCCGTATAGAGTTCTCCATTGTTGAATAG
- a CDS encoding agmatine deiminase family protein, whose protein sequence is MRRRELLKTGAMLSTLAFTGQPLLAMQKPDLYVPPEEAPHELTFMQWPVSRQVHPDAAFLRELKQTIADIANSIAAFEPVVMLAAARDHSNARKLLSSGVELWDVPTEDLWCRDSGPLFAFDSAQKRVVSHIQFNGWGNKQVHANDGLIASRIAERLAMELVSSGVTGEAGGIEHDGHGLLIAHESSLVNNNRNPGLSRTEIEDRLLQAYGAERFIWSPGVWGEDITDYHIDSLARFTGPGRVLINLPDEPEEADPFHQAALETHDRLLAAQLQIDVIPEPYDHRVQAVDFVASYANYYVCNGGVVAPQFGDEETDAIAVEALERHYPDRQVITLNVDALGEIGGGIHCATQQLPLA, encoded by the coding sequence ATGCGACGTCGGGAACTTCTCAAAACGGGTGCGATGCTCAGCACGCTCGCTTTTACAGGACAGCCACTCTTGGCAATGCAAAAACCAGATTTGTATGTGCCGCCGGAAGAAGCGCCACATGAACTGACTTTCATGCAATGGCCGGTCAGCCGCCAGGTTCACCCCGATGCGGCATTTCTGCGTGAGCTCAAGCAAACCATTGCTGACATCGCCAATTCGATCGCAGCGTTTGAGCCGGTCGTGATGTTGGCTGCAGCGAGAGACCACTCAAATGCTCGCAAGCTCCTGTCGTCGGGTGTCGAGCTTTGGGATGTGCCGACTGAAGATCTCTGGTGCCGGGATTCCGGGCCGCTGTTTGCCTTCGATTCAGCGCAGAAACGGGTCGTCAGTCATATCCAGTTCAACGGATGGGGCAACAAACAGGTTCATGCGAATGACGGCCTGATTGCCTCCCGGATCGCCGAGCGACTGGCAATGGAACTTGTTTCCAGCGGTGTCACCGGAGAAGCCGGTGGGATCGAACACGATGGCCATGGTCTGCTGATTGCCCATGAAAGCTCCTTGGTCAACAACAACAGAAACCCTGGACTGTCCCGGACAGAAATTGAGGACCGTTTGTTGCAAGCCTATGGCGCGGAACGGTTCATCTGGTCACCCGGTGTCTGGGGTGAAGACATCACCGACTACCATATCGACAGCCTCGCCCGGTTTACCGGTCCCGGACGCGTGCTGATCAATCTGCCCGACGAACCGGAGGAAGCCGATCCGTTTCATCAGGCTGCGCTTGAAACCCATGACCGGCTTCTCGCGGCGCAGCTGCAGATCGATGTCATACCCGAGCCATATGACCACCGTGTACAAGCTGTCGATTTCGTCGCCTCCTATGCAAACTATTACGTTTGCAATGGGGGCGTCGTAGCCCCTCAATTTGGAGATGAGGAAACCGATGCCATCGCCGTAGAAGCGCTTGAGCGACACTACCCGGATCGCCAGGTCATCACGCTGAATGTTGATGCTTTGGGTGAAATCGGTGGCGGCATCCACTGTGCGACACAGCAACTGCCGTTGGCCTGA
- a CDS encoding caspase family protein: MLNRNKASTASLVSAALIILVALILPAKAEEKRIALVIGNAAYSNVTPLDNPLNDAELMASSLEAVGFEVILVTEATQLEMVQAIASFGSKLRDAGEDATGLFYYAGHGVQSFGSNFLLPVDIALNDAADLSLVGVPAQAVLWQMFSAKNRTNIVILDACRNNPFTTIADLNDNGLAEMKAPKGTFLSYSTAPGEIAVDGVGSNSPFTEALAQRMSEPGLPVEALFKKVRVDVLSKTGGLQTPWDTSSLTTDFQFVAAEAPPAQLLQMRQLWDSVRLSRDPVQILLFLRANPDSVFTKDARALLQELMLEELQAEAQKPAPDVETAKQPEPAVQPEPVSPGQTERDLIEEARKTGSAEAYENYLSAYPEGAFAELARLELQSIETNAQRTDPISDPQPVVTQEPQQPEPDQETRITFNAPLGIGDAEIATRSIAQLIQGSPRFPPIEGLPEDAWKNKSCASCHQWEQDNLCEQAQTYLKENSEAADKAHPYGGGFKSALRDWARSGCE, from the coding sequence TTGTTGAATAGAAACAAAGCCAGCACTGCTTCGCTAGTCTCGGCTGCCCTTATAATCTTGGTGGCCCTGATCCTGCCTGCAAAGGCGGAAGAAAAGCGTATTGCGCTTGTCATCGGCAATGCCGCTTACAGCAATGTCACGCCACTGGACAATCCTCTCAACGATGCCGAACTGATGGCGTCTTCACTTGAAGCGGTCGGTTTTGAAGTCATTCTCGTCACCGAGGCAACTCAGCTTGAAATGGTTCAGGCAATTGCTAGTTTCGGCAGCAAACTGCGAGACGCCGGCGAAGACGCAACGGGGCTGTTCTATTATGCAGGCCATGGCGTGCAGTCTTTCGGCTCCAATTTTCTTCTGCCGGTTGACATCGCACTCAACGACGCTGCCGATCTCAGCCTGGTTGGCGTGCCTGCCCAAGCTGTTCTTTGGCAGATGTTTTCTGCCAAAAACCGAACCAATATTGTCATTCTCGACGCTTGCCGGAACAACCCGTTCACGACAATCGCGGATCTGAACGACAATGGTCTTGCGGAGATGAAGGCGCCCAAAGGCACGTTTCTTTCGTACTCGACGGCCCCGGGCGAAATTGCAGTCGACGGTGTCGGATCGAACAGCCCGTTTACCGAAGCCCTTGCTCAGCGGATGTCAGAACCAGGACTTCCGGTTGAAGCGCTTTTCAAGAAGGTGCGTGTCGACGTCCTCAGCAAGACTGGTGGGCTCCAGACCCCATGGGACACCTCTTCGCTCACCACTGACTTTCAATTCGTTGCCGCCGAGGCACCGCCGGCACAGCTCCTGCAGATGCGTCAGCTTTGGGATTCAGTTCGACTAAGCCGCGACCCGGTTCAAATTCTACTGTTTTTGCGGGCCAACCCGGACAGTGTGTTCACAAAGGATGCCCGGGCATTGCTTCAGGAGTTGATGCTGGAGGAACTGCAGGCAGAAGCCCAGAAGCCGGCACCGGACGTGGAAACTGCGAAGCAGCCGGAACCGGCCGTACAACCCGAACCGGTATCCCCGGGCCAAACAGAGCGCGACCTCATCGAAGAAGCCCGCAAGACCGGCAGCGCAGAAGCTTATGAGAACTATCTGAGCGCCTACCCGGAGGGCGCGTTTGCTGAATTGGCCCGTCTGGAGTTGCAGTCCATCGAGACCAACGCGCAGCGTACGGATCCGATATCAGATCCGCAGCCTGTCGTGACGCAAGAGCCCCAGCAGCCAGAACCTGATCAGGAAACACGGATCACATTCAACGCCCCCCTGGGCATTGGCGATGCCGAGATTGCCACCCGCAGCATTGCCCAGCTCATTCAAGGCTCTCCCCGCTTTCCGCCGATAGAGGGCCTGCCGGAAGACGCTTGGAAAAACAAGAGTTGTGCCTCCTGCCACCAATGGGAGCAGGACAACCTTTGCGAACAGGCCCAAACTTATTTGAAAGAGAACTCCGAAGCAGCCGACAAAGCGCACCCATATGGGGGCGGATTTAAGTCGGCACTCAGGGACTGGGCTCGTAGCGGATGTGAATAG